One genomic window of Motacilla alba alba isolate MOTALB_02 chromosome 1, Motacilla_alba_V1.0_pri, whole genome shotgun sequence includes the following:
- the LOC119697895 gene encoding hemoglobin subunit rho isoform X6: MVHWSAEEKQLITSVWAKVNVEECGAEALARLLIVYPWTQRFFSDFGNLSSPTAIIGNPKVRAHGKKVLTSFGEAIKNLDNLKGTYSKLSELHCDKLHVDPENFRLLGDILVIVLAAHFTKDFTPACQATWQKLVGLVAHALARKYH, translated from the exons atggTGCACTGGTCAGCCGAGGAGAAGCAGCTCATCACCAGCGTGTGGGCCAAGGTCAACGTGGAGGAATGCGGCGCCGAGGCCCTGGCCAG gctgctgatCGTCTACCCCTGGACCCAGAGGTTCTTCTCTGACTTCGGGAACCTGTCCAGCCCCACGGCCATCATCGGCAACCCCAAGGTGCGTGCCCACGGCAAGAAGGTGCTGACCTCCTTTGGGGAAGCCATCAAGAACCTGGACAACCTCAAGGGCACCTACTCCAAGCTGTCCGAGCTGCACTGTGACAAGCTGCACGTGGACCCTGAGAACTTCAGG ctcctgggtgacATCCTGGTCATCGTCCTGGCCGCCCACTTCACCAAGGACTTCACCCCTGCCTGCCAGGCCACGTGGCAGAAGCTGGTGGGGCTGGTGGCCCACGCCCTGGCCCGCAAGTACCACTGA
- the LOC119697895 gene encoding hemoglobin subunit rho isoform X4, with protein MPWAGCNGVCGTCPEPTPALLLFGAPWLYPVLAQGRAEQTTMVHWSAEEKQLITSVWAKVNVEECGAEALARLLIVYPWTQRFFSDFGNLSSPTAIIGNPKVRAHGKKVLTSFGEAIKNLDNLKGTYSKLSELHCDKLHVDPENFRLLGDILVIVLAAHFTKDFTPACQATWQKLVGLVAHALARKYH; from the exons ATGCCCTGGGCTGGGTGTAACGGGGTCTGTGGGACATGCCCTGAgcccaccccagctctgctgttgttTGGGGCTCCGTGGTTGTACCCAGTGCTGgcgcagggcagagctgagcaga ccaccatggTGCACTGGTCAGCCGAGGAGAAGCAGCTCATCACCAGCGTGTGGGCCAAGGTCAACGTGGAGGAATGCGGCGCCGAGGCCCTGGCCAG gctgctgatCGTCTACCCCTGGACCCAGAGGTTCTTCTCTGACTTCGGGAACCTGTCCAGCCCCACGGCCATCATCGGCAACCCCAAGGTGCGTGCCCACGGCAAGAAGGTGCTGACCTCCTTTGGGGAAGCCATCAAGAACCTGGACAACCTCAAGGGCACCTACTCCAAGCTGTCCGAGCTGCACTGTGACAAGCTGCACGTGGACCCTGAGAACTTCAGG ctcctgggtgacATCCTGGTCATCGTCCTGGCCGCCCACTTCACCAAGGACTTCACCCCTGCCTGCCAGGCCACGTGGCAGAAGCTGGTGGGGCTGGTGGCCCACGCCCTGGCCCGCAAGTACCACTGA
- the LOC119697895 gene encoding hemoglobin subunit rho isoform X2: MPVVNKQPGLREREIRGSCVLAWPVKGLSGLSSMTTPHCRVTTARGPRWGPPPVPANGPAGGAGQGLARGIKPGPGPGLSSALRPPAATMVHWSAEEKQLITSVWAKVNVEECGAEALARLLIVYPWTQRFFSDFGNLSSPTAIIGNPKVRAHGKKVLTSFGEAIKNLDNLKGTYSKLSELHCDKLHVDPENFRLLGDILVIVLAAHFTKDFTPACQATWQKLVGLVAHALARKYH, from the exons ATGCCTGTGGTGAAcaagcagccagggctgagggagAGAGAGATAAGAGGGTCCTGTGTCCTGGCCTGGCCTGTTAAGGGACTCTCAGGGCTTTCATCTATGACCACACCTCACTGCAGAGTGACCACTGCACGGGGACCCCGGTGGGGACCCCCGCCCGTCCCAGCCAATGGCCCCGCTGGAGGGGCTGGCCAGGGGCTGGCCCGGGGCATAAAACCCGGCCCGGggcctgggctcagctcagctctgcgccctcctgcagccaccatggTGCACTGGTCAGCCGAGGAGAAGCAGCTCATCACCAGCGTGTGGGCCAAGGTCAACGTGGAGGAATGCGGCGCCGAGGCCCTGGCCAG gctgctgatCGTCTACCCCTGGACCCAGAGGTTCTTCTCTGACTTCGGGAACCTGTCCAGCCCCACGGCCATCATCGGCAACCCCAAGGTGCGTGCCCACGGCAAGAAGGTGCTGACCTCCTTTGGGGAAGCCATCAAGAACCTGGACAACCTCAAGGGCACCTACTCCAAGCTGTCCGAGCTGCACTGTGACAAGCTGCACGTGGACCCTGAGAACTTCAGG ctcctgggtgacATCCTGGTCATCGTCCTGGCCGCCCACTTCACCAAGGACTTCACCCCTGCCTGCCAGGCCACGTGGCAGAAGCTGGTGGGGCTGGTGGCCCACGCCCTGGCCCGCAAGTACCACTGA
- the LOC119697949 gene encoding hemoglobin subunit beta-like encodes MVNWTAEEKQLIIGIWGKVNVAECGAEALARLLIVYPWTQRFFSSFGNLSSPTAVIGNPMVRAHGKKVLTSFGEAVKNLDSIKKCYAQLSKLHCDKLHVDPENFRLLGDILIVVLAAHFGKDFTPDCQAAWQKLVRVVAHALAHEYH; translated from the exons atggTGAACTGGacagctgaggagaagcagctcaTCATCGGCATCTGGGGCAAGGTCAACGTCGCCGAGTGCGGCGCCGAGGCCCTGGCCAG gctgctgatCGTCTACCCCTGGACCCAGAGGTTCTTCTCCTCCTTCGGGAACCTGTCCAGCCCCACCGCTGTCATTGGCAACCCCATGGTCCGTGCCCATGGCAAGAAGGTGCTGACCTCCTTCGGGGAAGCCGTCAAGAACCTGGACAGCATCAAGAAATGTTATGCTCAGCTGAGCAAACTCCACTGCGACAAGCTGCACGTGGACCCCGAGAACTTCAGG ctcctgggtgaCATCCTCATCGTGGTCCTGGCCGCCCACTTCGGCAAGGACTTCACTCCCGACTGCCAGGCTGCCTGGCAGAAGCTGGTGCGTGTGGTGGCCCACGCCCTGGCCCACGAGTACCACTGA